GGACGCGTACCGGTGCGACCTCGATCGGCTCCCACCCCATCCCGGAGAGCCCGGCGTGGATCGCTCCGTCGAGCTCGACCATCGCGATCGGAGCACGGTCGTGGCGCGCGTAGAAGGCACGGACGGCGCGCTCCGCGTCCGGCAGCGGCACGCCTGCGTCACCCATGGCCAGGGCCGAGTTGGCGCGGCGCAGCCGCCGGCCGTCGACCGGCGGGGCGGCCCGCAGCACCCAGTCGCCGAGCGGCTCGGTGGTCAGGCCCGGCCACAGCACCAGCGACCGGAGCTGCACCTCGCGGGGGCTCGCGCGGTGGCGTACGGAGGGACGCGGCGGCACCGGCTTGCCCGAGACGATCAGCCGCCAGGGGATGGTCACCGCGGGGCCGGACTCGGGCTGGACGACGCACTCCCCGTCGGACCAGCGCAGGCACGTCCCGAGCACGTCGGTCAGGGCGGGTCCACCCGTCGGACCGGTCTCGCCCGGCAGCACCCGGCGTACGACGACACGGGTGCCGACGACGTGTGGTCCGAGACGGTGGGCCTCGGGAGCATCGGGCACGAGGGGATACTAGGCTGGGCTGCGAACAGCATCCGCAGCGACTCCAGGAGGTACAGGTGACCTACGTCATCGCCCAGCCGTGCGTCGACCTCAAGGACCGTGCCTGCGTCGACGAGTGTCCCGTGGACTGCATCTACGAGGGCAAGCGGATGCTCTACATCCACCCCGACGAGTGCGTCGACTGCGGTGCCTGCGAGCCGGTCTGCCCGGTCGAGGCGATCTTCTACGAGGACGACACCCCGGAGGAGTGGAAGGCCTACTACGACGCCAACGTCCACTTCTTCGACAAGCTCGGCTCGCCGGGCGGTGCCGCCAAGATGGGCGAGATCGACCACGACCACGAGCTCGTCGCGGCGCTGCCCCCGCAAGAACACGACGAGTGACGCTGCCCCACAAGGGGGTCTCCTCGCACCTCCCCGACTTCCCCTGGGACCAGCTCGACGCCCACCGGGAGGTCGCCCGGTCGCACCCCGACGGGGTCGTCGACCTGTCGATCGGCACGCCCGTCGACCCGACGCCCGCCGTCGTCCAGGACGCCCTGCGTGCGGCGGCCGACTCGCCGGGCTACCCGACGACGATCGGGCTGCCCGCCACCCGGCAGGCGGTGGTCGACTGGCTGGCTCGTCGCCTCGGCGTCACCGGCCTCGGGATCGAGCACGTGCTGCCGACGATCGGGTCCAAGGAGCTGATCGCCTCGCTGCCGGGTCACCTCGGGCTGGGTCCGGGGGACCTGGTCGCCTACCCGCAGCTCGCCTACCCGACGTACGAGGTGGGGGCGGCGCTGTGCGGCGCGCGGGCGGTCGCGACCGACTCGCTGACGGCGCTCGGACCGGAGACCCCGGCGTTGCTGTGGATCAACTCCCCGTCCAACCCGTCGGGACGGGTGCTGCCGCCCGACCACCTGCGCAAGGTCGTCGCGTGGTGCCGTGAGCGCGGCGTGCTGCTGGTCTCCGACGAGTGCTACGTCGAGATGGGCTGGGAGGCCGACACGCAGCCCGTGTCGGTGCTGCACCCCGACATCTGCGGCGGGTCCGCCGAGGGGATCCTCGCCGTCCACTCGCTCTCCAAGCGGTCCAACCTCGCGGGCTACCGCTGTGCGTTCGTCGCCGGCGACGCCGCGGTCGTGGCCGAGCTGCTGGCCGTCCGCAAGAACCTCGGGCTGATCGTGCCGGGCCCGCAGCAGCACGCGATGGCTGCCGCGCTGGCCGACGACGACCACGTGCTGGCCCAGCACGCGGTGTACGCCGCGCGGCGTGCGGTGCTGCGGGAGGCGCTGGAGTCGGCAGGGTTCCGGATCGACCACTCGCAGGGCTCGCTCTACCTCTGGTCGACGCGCGACGAGGACTGCTGGGACACCGTCGGCTGGCTCGCCGAGCGCGGCGTCCTGGTCGCGCCCGGGTCGTTCTACGGCCCGGCCGGCTCGCGCCACGTCCGGGTCGCCTTCACCGCGACCGACGAGCGCATCGCCCGGGTCGCCTCGCGCCTCGGCTGACCGCAGGCGTGGGGGACGCGGCCGTCACCCGGCCGCGTCGAGGATGACGCGCGCGAGACGCTCGGGCTGGGTGAGCTGCGGCCAGTGTCCGCCCGGCAGGTCGACGTACTCCACCTCCTCGATCCGGGTGACCTCGGGCAGCTCGCCCTGTGCGACCCAGTCGCGCAGCTCGGCAGCGGTGTACTCCGGGCACACCAACGTCACGGGGACGCCCCACCGCCGCTCGTCCGAGAGCCGCACGGTGCCTGTCAGCACGCCCTCGGGAGCAGGGACCGCCTCGGCGTAGAACCGCGCCAGCGATGCCTCGTCGAAGTCGACGACGTTGGCCTCCTCGCCCAGCTCCGCCCAGTCCGGCATGGCGACCTCGCCGTCCTGCGCTGGGAGGCCCGCCAGCAGCGGCTCGCCGTCGGCCGACGGGAACCCGCCCACGTAGACCGCTCTCGCCACCCGGTCCGGCCGGGCGTCGACCGCGGCGTGGCCGATGGCGCTGCCGGCGGAGTGCCCGACCAGCAGCAGCGGCCGGCCGTCGACCGCGTCGATCGCGGTGACGACGGCTCCGACGTGGTCGGCCAGCGTGATCCCGGCGCGGTCGTCGTCCCGGCCGTCCATGCCCGGAAGGGTCAGGGCGCGGACCCGGTGCCCGGCCCCCTCGAGGGCGGGGACGACGGCGTCCCACGAGCGGCCGTGGAGCCAGAGTCCCGGGACCAGGATGATGTCCATGCGGCAGACCCTAGGGCCGTATGCGGACGATGTGCTTCCGGAATGGGACGCGAGCGACCGGGTCGGCGCGGTGGGCGGGGGGTGGGCTAGAGCCGGACCAGCATCTTGCCCGTGTTGCCGCCGCGGAGCAGGTCGATGAGGGCCTGCGGCGCCTGGTCGAGACCTTCCCGGACCGTCTCGTCGAAGGTGATCGACCCGTCGGCCAGCCAGCCGGCCATCAGCTCGGCGAACTCCGCTGACAGGTCGGCGTACTCCTTGACGAGGAAGCCCCTCAGGGTGAGCTGCTTGCCGATCAGCAGCGCCAGGTTGCGCGGAGCCGGCGTCGGCGCGGTGGCGTTGTACTGCGAGATCGCCCCGCAGACCGCCACTCGTCCGAACACGTTCATCGCGGACAGGGCGGCCTCGAGGTGCTCGCCGCCCACGTTGTCGAAGTAGACGTCGATCCCGTCGGGCGCAGCGTCCTTCAGGCTCTGTGCGACCGGGCCGTCGTGGTAGTCGAAGGCTGCGTCGAAGCCCAGCTCGAGCAACCTGGCAACCTTCTCCGGCGACCCGGCGCTCCCGACCACGCGCGAGGCCCCGGACACCTTCGCGATCTGGCCCACGATCGAGCCCACCGCGCCGGCGGCACCGGACACGAAGACAGCGTCACCCGGCTGGAAGGCGGCAGCCCGGGTGAGCCCGCCCCAGGCGGTCAGGCCGGTCATGCCCAGGGCGCCGAGGTAGGCGGACTCGGGAGCCAGCGAGGCGTCGACGACCTTCACCTTGTCGGCGGACAGCACGGCGTGCTCGCGCCACCCGAGGCCGTGCAGCACCGTGGAGCCGACCGGCACCCGGTCGCTCGTGGAGGCGAGGACCTCGCCGACGGCCCCGCCCTCGAGCGGGGCGCCGATCCGGAACGGAGGCACGTACGACTTCGTGTCGTTCATCCGGCCGCGCATGTAGGGGTCGACCGACATGTAGTGGTTCGCGACGAGCACCTCACCCTCATCCAGCGCGGGTACGTCGACCTCGGCGAGCTCGAAGTCGTCCGCCGTCGGCTCCCCGTGGGGCCGGGACGCCAGGTGGATCTCGCGGGTGCTGTGGGGAGTCTCGATGATGATCAGTCCTCTCGACATCGATCGTGTCGGACGGGTGGGGGTCGGCCCGGCGGGCGCCGTGGAGGTTCGAGCCTATGATCCCCGCATGGACGAGGAAGCAGCGCTCCGGGCGGGCAGGACCG
This genomic interval from Nocardioides euryhalodurans contains the following:
- a CDS encoding GNAT family N-acetyltransferase, translating into MPDAPEAHRLGPHVVGTRVVVRRVLPGETGPTGGPALTDVLGTCLRWSDGECVVQPESGPAVTIPWRLIVSGKPVPPRPSVRHRASPREVQLRSLVLWPGLTTEPLGDWVLRAAPPVDGRRLRRANSALAMGDAGVPLPDAERAVRAFYARHDRAPIAMVELDGAIHAGLSGMGWEPIEVAPVRVQLASVARAARACGRPPDRARLEVSGPRAEVHLDGAARGRAAVDGDWVGLHGVQVQPDRRRSGLAREVVATLLDWAASQGATTAWLHVESDNPAGLALWESLGFRTHHTHRYLSPGG
- the fdxA gene encoding ferredoxin, whose protein sequence is MTYVIAQPCVDLKDRACVDECPVDCIYEGKRMLYIHPDECVDCGACEPVCPVEAIFYEDDTPEEWKAYYDANVHFFDKLGSPGGAAKMGEIDHDHELVAALPPQEHDE
- the dapC gene encoding succinyldiaminopimelate transaminase, which encodes MTLPHKGVSSHLPDFPWDQLDAHREVARSHPDGVVDLSIGTPVDPTPAVVQDALRAAADSPGYPTTIGLPATRQAVVDWLARRLGVTGLGIEHVLPTIGSKELIASLPGHLGLGPGDLVAYPQLAYPTYEVGAALCGARAVATDSLTALGPETPALLWINSPSNPSGRVLPPDHLRKVVAWCRERGVLLVSDECYVEMGWEADTQPVSVLHPDICGGSAEGILAVHSLSKRSNLAGYRCAFVAGDAAVVAELLAVRKNLGLIVPGPQQHAMAAALADDDHVLAQHAVYAARRAVLREALESAGFRIDHSQGSLYLWSTRDEDCWDTVGWLAERGVLVAPGSFYGPAGSRHVRVAFTATDERIARVASRLG
- a CDS encoding alpha/beta fold hydrolase — protein: MDIILVPGLWLHGRSWDAVVPALEGAGHRVRALTLPGMDGRDDDRAGITLADHVGAVVTAIDAVDGRPLLLVGHSAGSAIGHAAVDARPDRVARAVYVGGFPSADGEPLLAGLPAQDGEVAMPDWAELGEEANVVDFDEASLARFYAEAVPAPEGVLTGTVRLSDERRWGVPVTLVCPEYTAAELRDWVAQGELPEVTRIEEVEYVDLPGGHWPQLTQPERLARVILDAAG
- a CDS encoding NADP-dependent oxidoreductase, with the protein product METPHSTREIHLASRPHGEPTADDFELAEVDVPALDEGEVLVANHYMSVDPYMRGRMNDTKSYVPPFRIGAPLEGGAVGEVLASTSDRVPVGSTVLHGLGWREHAVLSADKVKVVDASLAPESAYLGALGMTGLTAWGGLTRAAAFQPGDAVFVSGAAGAVGSIVGQIAKVSGASRVVGSAGSPEKVARLLELGFDAAFDYHDGPVAQSLKDAAPDGIDVYFDNVGGEHLEAALSAMNVFGRVAVCGAISQYNATAPTPAPRNLALLIGKQLTLRGFLVKEYADLSAEFAELMAGWLADGSITFDETVREGLDQAPQALIDLLRGGNTGKMLVRL